A portion of the Phacochoerus africanus isolate WHEZ1 chromosome 5, ROS_Pafr_v1, whole genome shotgun sequence genome contains these proteins:
- the MFSD2B gene encoding sphingosine-1-phosphate transporter MFSD2B isoform X1 — MPWVLGCTPFIALAYFFLWFLPPFTSLRGLWYTTLYCLFQALATFFQVPYTALTMLLTPSPRERDSATAYRMTMEMAGTLMGAAVHGLIVSGAHGSHRCDEATFPGQVAVFPNAIRLYPIAAAVVAVTYPVCSSLLCLGVKERPDPSAPASGQGLSFLAGLGLTVRHPPYLKLVISFLFISAAVQVEQSYLVLFCTHASRLHDHVQSLVLTILVSAVLSTPMWEWVLQRFGKRMSAFGICGMVPFAILLAAVPTAPVAYVVAFVSGISIAVSLLLPWSMLPDVVDDFQLQHQHGPGLETIFYSSYVFFTKLSGAGALGISTLSLDFAGYESGACKQAEQVVVTLKVLIGAVPTCMILTGLCILMVGPAPKAPTQDSSRSLRRRTSYSLA; from the exons ATGCCCTG GGTGCTGGGCTGCACTCCCTTCATCGCCTTGGCTTACTTCTTCCTGTGGTTCCTGCCTCCCTTCACCAGCCTTCGAGGCCTCTGGTACACAACCCTCTACTGCCTGTTTCAGGCCCTGGCCACG TTCTTCCAGGTGCCCTACACAGCGCTGACCATGCTCttgacccccagccccagggagcgGGACTCAGCCACCGCATACC GGATGACCATGGAGATGGCAGGGACACTGATGGGAGCCGCCGTCCATGGACTCATCGTGTCTGGTGCCCATGGGTCTCACAGGTGTGACGAAGCCACGTTCCCGGGGCAGGTGGCTGTCTTTCCCAACGCG ATTCGTCTCTACCCCATTGCAGCTGCCGTGGTTGCTGTGACTTACCCCGTGTGCAGCAGTTTGCTCTGCCTGGGGGTGAAGGAGCGGCCAG ACCCCTCTGCCCCAGCCTCGGGCCAGGGCCTGAGCTTCCTGGCTGGCCTGGGCCTCACCGTCAGGCACCCGCCCTACCTGAAGCTGGTCATCTCCTTCCTGTTCATCTCAGCAGCCGTTCAG GTGGAGCAGAGCTACCTGGTCCTGTTCTGTACACACGCCTCCCGGCTTCATGACCACGTCCAGAGCCTGGTGCTAACCATCCTG GTCTCGGCAGTGCTGAGCACCCCGATGTGGGAATGGGTCCTCCAGCGATTTGGGAAGAGGATGTCTGCCTTTGGAATCTGT GGGATGGTGCCATTTGCAATCCTGTTGGCTGCTGTGCCCACGGCACCGGTGGCATACGTCGTGGCCTTTGTATCCGGCATAAGCATTGCTGTGTCCTTGCTGCTACCCTG gtccATGCTTCCAGATGTGGTGGATGACTTCCAGCTGCAGCACCAGCATGGCCCAGGGCTGGAGACCATCTTCTACTCATCCTATGTCTTCTTCACCAAGCTTTCAGGCGCAGGCGCCCTGGGCATCTCCACGCTCAGCTTGGA CTTTGCAGGGTACGAGTCAGGAGCCTGCAAGCAGGCGGAGCAGGTGGTGGTGACCCTCAAGGTCCTCATCGGTGCTGTGCCCACCTGCATGATCCTCACCGgtctctgcatcctcatggtcggCCCCGCTCCCAAGGCGCCGACCCAGGACAGCTCCCGCTCCCTTAGGAG gAGGACCAGCTACAGCCTCGCTTGA
- the MFSD2B gene encoding sphingosine-1-phosphate transporter MFSD2B isoform X2, whose amino-acid sequence MPWVLGCTPFIALAYFFLWFLPPFTSLRGLWYTTLYCLFQALATFFQVPYTALTMLLTPSPRERDSATAYRMTMEMAGTLMGAAVHGLIVSGAHGSHRCDEATFPGQVAVFPNAIRLYPIAAAVVAVTYPVCSSLLCLGVKERPDPSAPASGQGLSFLAGLGLTVRHPPYLKLVISFLFISAAVQVEQSYLVLFCTHASRLHDHVQSLVLTILVSAVLSTPMWEWVLQRFGKRMSAFGICGMVPFAILLAAVPTAPVAYVVAFVSGISIAVSLLLPCFAGYESGACKQAEQVVVTLKVLIGAVPTCMILTGLCILMVGPAPKAPTQDSSRSLRRRTSYSLA is encoded by the exons ATGCCCTG GGTGCTGGGCTGCACTCCCTTCATCGCCTTGGCTTACTTCTTCCTGTGGTTCCTGCCTCCCTTCACCAGCCTTCGAGGCCTCTGGTACACAACCCTCTACTGCCTGTTTCAGGCCCTGGCCACG TTCTTCCAGGTGCCCTACACAGCGCTGACCATGCTCttgacccccagccccagggagcgGGACTCAGCCACCGCATACC GGATGACCATGGAGATGGCAGGGACACTGATGGGAGCCGCCGTCCATGGACTCATCGTGTCTGGTGCCCATGGGTCTCACAGGTGTGACGAAGCCACGTTCCCGGGGCAGGTGGCTGTCTTTCCCAACGCG ATTCGTCTCTACCCCATTGCAGCTGCCGTGGTTGCTGTGACTTACCCCGTGTGCAGCAGTTTGCTCTGCCTGGGGGTGAAGGAGCGGCCAG ACCCCTCTGCCCCAGCCTCGGGCCAGGGCCTGAGCTTCCTGGCTGGCCTGGGCCTCACCGTCAGGCACCCGCCCTACCTGAAGCTGGTCATCTCCTTCCTGTTCATCTCAGCAGCCGTTCAG GTGGAGCAGAGCTACCTGGTCCTGTTCTGTACACACGCCTCCCGGCTTCATGACCACGTCCAGAGCCTGGTGCTAACCATCCTG GTCTCGGCAGTGCTGAGCACCCCGATGTGGGAATGGGTCCTCCAGCGATTTGGGAAGAGGATGTCTGCCTTTGGAATCTGT GGGATGGTGCCATTTGCAATCCTGTTGGCTGCTGTGCCCACGGCACCGGTGGCATACGTCGTGGCCTTTGTATCCGGCATAAGCATTGCTGTGTCCTTGCTGCTACCCTG CTTTGCAGGGTACGAGTCAGGAGCCTGCAAGCAGGCGGAGCAGGTGGTGGTGACCCTCAAGGTCCTCATCGGTGCTGTGCCCACCTGCATGATCCTCACCGgtctctgcatcctcatggtcggCCCCGCTCCCAAGGCGCCGACCCAGGACAGCTCCCGCTCCCTTAGGAG gAGGACCAGCTACAGCCTCGCTTGA